In one Leptidea sinapis chromosome 25, ilLepSina1.1, whole genome shotgun sequence genomic region, the following are encoded:
- the LOC126972041 gene encoding ras-like GTP-binding protein Rho1 isoform X1, with product MWWCCSSSASSGPMAAIRKKLVIVGDGACGKTCLLIVFSKDQFPEVYVPTVFENYVADIEVDGKQVELALWDTAGQEDYDRLRPLSYPDTDVILMCFSVDSPDSLENIPEKWTPEVKHFCPNVPIILVGNKKDLRNDPATINELRKMKQEPVKPQEGRAMAEKINAFAYLECSAKSKEGVREVFETATRAALQVKKKKKTRCSLL from the exons ATGTGGTGGTGCTGTTCTTCTTCCGCTAGTTCAG GACCGATGGCTGCGATACGTAAAAAATTAGTGATTGTTGGTGATGGTGCATGTGGTAAAACCTGCCTGTTGATCGTGTTTAGTAAAGATCAGTTCCCGGAAGTGTATGTGCCGACTGTATTTGAGAATTACGTTGCCGACATCGAGGTTGATGGCAAACAAGTGGAGCTTGCATTATGGGATACAGCTGGCCAAGAAGACTATGATCGGCTGCGGCCCCTTTCATATCCAGATACCGATGTGATTCTTATGTGCTTCTCAGTCGATTCGCCCGACTCCCTCGAAAACATCCCCGAGAAGTGGACCCCAGAGGTGAAGCATTTTTGTCCCAATGTACCCATTATTCTTGTTGGGAACAAAAAAGATCTTCGTAATGACCCTGCGACAATTAATGAGTTGCGCAAAATGAAACAGGAACCAGTCAAGCCGCAAGAAGGTCGCGCAATGgcagagaaaataaatgcctttgctTACTTAGAGTGCTCTGCTAAAAGCAAGGAAGGTGTTCGGGAGGTATTTGAGACTGCCACTCGGGCTGCATTACAagttaagaagaagaagaagacaagGTGTTCTCTGCTGTAA
- the LOC126972041 gene encoding ras-like GTP-binding protein Rho1 isoform X2, producing MAAIRKKLVIVGDGACGKTCLLIVFSKDQFPEVYVPTVFENYVADIEVDGKQVELALWDTAGQEDYDRLRPLSYPDTDVILMCFSVDSPDSLENIPEKWTPEVKHFCPNVPIILVGNKKDLRNDPATINELRKMKQEPVKPQEGRAMAEKINAFAYLECSAKSKEGVREVFETATRAALQVKKKKKTRCSLL from the coding sequence ATGGCTGCGATACGTAAAAAATTAGTGATTGTTGGTGATGGTGCATGTGGTAAAACCTGCCTGTTGATCGTGTTTAGTAAAGATCAGTTCCCGGAAGTGTATGTGCCGACTGTATTTGAGAATTACGTTGCCGACATCGAGGTTGATGGCAAACAAGTGGAGCTTGCATTATGGGATACAGCTGGCCAAGAAGACTATGATCGGCTGCGGCCCCTTTCATATCCAGATACCGATGTGATTCTTATGTGCTTCTCAGTCGATTCGCCCGACTCCCTCGAAAACATCCCCGAGAAGTGGACCCCAGAGGTGAAGCATTTTTGTCCCAATGTACCCATTATTCTTGTTGGGAACAAAAAAGATCTTCGTAATGACCCTGCGACAATTAATGAGTTGCGCAAAATGAAACAGGAACCAGTCAAGCCGCAAGAAGGTCGCGCAATGgcagagaaaataaatgcctttgctTACTTAGAGTGCTCTGCTAAAAGCAAGGAAGGTGTTCGGGAGGTATTTGAGACTGCCACTCGGGCTGCATTACAagttaagaagaagaagaagacaagGTGTTCTCTGCTGTAA